Proteins encoded in a region of the Balneola sp. genome:
- a CDS encoding glycogen/starch/alpha-glucan phosphorylase produces the protein MSKKVSNEIAVRSGLNKDSLREDIKLHLRHTLAKDEYSRTNWDNYRSVVLTLMDRLHDKWITTQQTYHKTGVKRAYYLSMEYLIGRLLDNMVVNLDVQQEVADACADLGLDYDEIRNAEWDAGLGNGGLGRLAACFLDSMATLGIPATGYGLRYDYGIFYQTIENGFQIEKPDLWLRYGNPWDIVRPKIQYPVEFYGHQHITPKESGELEYQWENTKKVLAVAYDTPIPGYNNNIVNNLRLWKAESDTAIDLQSFNQGQYIDAVRDNQLEQNITRVLYPNDKMFVGQELRLKQEYFLVSASMQDILRRFKGQTDDWTKLPERVAIQCNDTHPNLAIPELMRVLLDEVDMPWDKAWDLTVETMAYTNHTLLPEALEKWPVSLVRSLLPRHLNIIFEINRRFMDSIKAKFGDDRNRMSRMSIVGEGENPVVHMAHLGIVGAKKVNGVAALHSRLLKESMFRDFDEMYPEKFTNKTNGITPRRWLKQCNVELSALISDKIGDDWITDLDDLQKIADFAEDKAFQKKFAEIKLNNKKRLADYIQEDMGIEVDPTSMFDIQIKRMHEYKRQLMAALHVITLYNRLKENPDLDAVPRTVIFGGKAAPGYAMAKHHIKLINAIGEKINNDPQTKDKLKCIFLQNYRVTLAEIMIPAANLSEQISTAGMEASGTGNMKFALNGALTIGTLDGANVEIKEEVGDDNIFIFGLEVEDVDELRRAGYNPQTYYHKNPELKRALDQIRDGFFSPDNKELFHPIINALLYEGDYFMVLADYEAYVKSQEEVDKVFRDEFEWNKKAILNVAKVGKFSSDRTIKDYNDEIWQTEPVVIKG, from the coding sequence ATGAGCAAAAAAGTATCGAATGAAATAGCCGTTCGCTCCGGCTTAAATAAAGATTCATTAAGAGAAGACATTAAACTACACCTTCGCCATACCTTGGCAAAGGATGAGTACTCACGAACTAACTGGGATAACTATCGCAGTGTTGTACTCACATTAATGGATCGCCTGCATGATAAATGGATTACCACCCAGCAAACCTATCATAAGACCGGAGTTAAGCGTGCCTATTATCTCTCTATGGAATATCTGATCGGTCGCTTACTAGATAACATGGTGGTTAACCTGGATGTTCAACAGGAAGTAGCCGATGCCTGTGCTGATCTAGGCCTCGATTATGATGAAATAAGAAATGCAGAATGGGATGCCGGATTAGGGAATGGGGGGCTTGGAAGATTAGCTGCATGTTTCCTGGATTCTATGGCTACACTTGGAATCCCTGCAACGGGTTATGGACTTCGATATGACTATGGCATCTTTTACCAGACTATCGAAAACGGTTTCCAAATTGAAAAACCAGACCTTTGGCTACGCTATGGAAACCCCTGGGATATCGTTCGTCCAAAAATTCAGTACCCGGTAGAGTTTTATGGACACCAGCATATTACTCCTAAAGAAAGTGGTGAACTGGAATACCAGTGGGAGAACACCAAAAAAGTACTTGCTGTTGCTTACGATACTCCTATCCCTGGATACAACAATAACATTGTAAATAACCTGCGCCTTTGGAAAGCAGAGTCTGATACAGCGATCGACCTTCAAAGCTTTAACCAGGGTCAATACATTGATGCTGTTCGAGATAACCAATTGGAGCAGAATATTACTCGTGTTCTATATCCAAACGATAAGATGTTTGTTGGGCAGGAGCTGAGACTTAAGCAGGAATATTTCCTGGTATCGGCATCTATGCAGGACATTTTAAGAAGATTTAAAGGTCAGACTGATGATTGGACTAAACTTCCTGAAAGAGTAGCCATTCAGTGTAATGATACCCACCCGAATTTAGCAATCCCTGAATTGATGAGAGTGTTGCTGGATGAGGTGGATATGCCGTGGGATAAAGCCTGGGATCTTACCGTTGAAACGATGGCTTACACTAACCATACACTTCTTCCCGAAGCCCTGGAAAAATGGCCAGTATCCTTAGTTAGAAGCCTGCTTCCAAGACATCTCAATATCATTTTTGAGATCAATCGCCGATTTATGGATAGCATTAAAGCTAAGTTTGGTGATGATCGAAACAGAATGAGCCGAATGAGCATTGTTGGGGAAGGAGAAAACCCGGTAGTTCATATGGCTCACCTGGGAATAGTGGGAGCTAAGAAGGTAAACGGAGTAGCTGCACTCCATTCGCGTCTACTTAAAGAATCTATGTTCCGCGATTTCGATGAGATGTATCCGGAGAAATTCACCAACAAAACGAATGGGATTACTCCACGTCGTTGGTTGAAGCAGTGTAATGTGGAGCTTTCCGCACTTATAAGTGACAAAATTGGTGACGACTGGATTACTGACCTCGACGACTTACAAAAAATCGCTGACTTTGCTGAAGACAAGGCTTTCCAAAAGAAATTCGCTGAGATCAAGTTAAACAACAAGAAGCGATTGGCTGATTATATACAGGAAGATATGGGTATAGAAGTTGATCCAACTTCTATGTTTGATATCCAAATCAAGCGGATGCATGAATACAAGCGCCAGTTGATGGCTGCCCTGCATGTAATCACTTTGTACAACCGCCTAAAGGAAAATCCGGATCTGGACGCTGTTCCAAGAACGGTCATTTTTGGTGGTAAAGCGGCGCCGGGTTATGCCATGGCGAAACACCATATCAAGCTAATTAATGCTATTGGTGAAAAGATCAATAATGATCCACAGACTAAGGACAAGCTAAAGTGTATCTTCCTACAGAATTATCGGGTTACTCTTGCAGAAATCATGATTCCAGCTGCAAACTTATCTGAGCAAATTTCTACGGCAGGTATGGAAGCTTCCGGTACCGGTAATATGAAGTTCGCCCTGAATGGAGCGCTTACCATCGGTACGCTGGACGGTGCGAATGTGGAAATCAAAGAAGAAGTTGGTGATGATAATATCTTCATCTTTGGATTAGAAGTAGAGGATGTGGATGAGCTTCGAAGAGCCGGATATAATCCTCAAACTTATTACCACAAGAACCCGGAATTAAAGCGGGCGCTGGATCAGATTAGAGATGGCTTCTTTTCTCCTGACAATAAAGAGCTTTTCCATCCGATCATTAACGCTCTTCTTTATGAAGGGGATTACTTCATGGTACTCGCTGATTATGAGGCTTATGTGAAATCACAGGAAGAAGTAGATAAAGTATTCCGCGATGAATTTGAGTGGAATAAAAAGGCTATTCTAAATGTGGCTAAAGTAGGTAAGTTCTCCAGCGATCGAACCATCAAAGATTACAACGACGAAATCTGGCAGACTGAGCCCGTGGTGATTAAGGGGTAG